A single genomic interval of Drosophila willistoni isolate 14030-0811.24 unplaced genomic scaffold, UCI_dwil_1.1 Seg589, whole genome shotgun sequence harbors:
- the LOC26528948 gene encoding aldo-keto reductase family 1 member A1-A, producing MTNSSNLNGYQCLTAIHSAVESGYRHFDTAFNHENERQIGEALRTQIQMGNVSRENIFLTTKLWNIHHDPRDVRRICEHQLNLLGFEYIDLYLMQFPVGYRHMCDEILTPINDISVLTTDVDYVDTWRAMEELVKLGLVRSIGLSNFNMEQIQRIIQCSSSKPVVNQIEIWPGFMQKDLVDYCRYNGIVVTAFAPLGQPNREKHTPIYFFSEGMKRLVKKYKRSAAQIVLRYLVDYGVIPIPKAGNPLHIKENLKIFDFKLEEIDIRALRGIKSKERLVQYENIKNHKFYPFERED from the exons ATGACAAATAGCAGCAAT CTGAATGGATACCAATGCCTTACAGCAATTCATAGCGCTGTGGAGAGTGGATATCGACATTTTGATACTGCATTTAATCACGAAAATGAAAGGCAGATTGGAGAAGCGTTACGTACTCAAATTCAAATGGGTAACGTCTCaagagaaaatatttttttaacaactAAA TTATGGAACATTCATCACGATCCCCGAGATGTACGCCGTATATGCGAGCACCAATTGAACTTGTTGGGTTTCGAATACATCGATCTTTATCTCATGCAATTTCCCGTAGGTTACAGGCATATGTGTGATGAGATTCTTACACCTATAAATGATATCAGTGTGTTAACCAC CGATGTTGACTATGTAGATACTTGGAGAGCCATGGAAGAACTGGTCAAACTAGGCTTGGTTCGAAGCATAGGCCTGTCAAATTTTAATATGGAACAGATTCAACGTATTATACAATGTAGTTCATCAAAGCCTGTAGTTAATCAAATTGAGATCTGGCCAGGTTTTATGCAGAAAGATCTTGTTGACTATTGCCGATATAATGGCATAGTTGTAACTGCGTTTGCTCCATTAGGACAGCCGAACCGAGAAAAACACACaccaatatattttttttccgaAGGAATGAAACGACTTgtaaagaaatataaaagatCGGCAGCACAAATTGTATTGCGGTATTTG GTGGACTATGGCGTGATCCCCATACCAAAAGCGGGAAATCCTTTGCACATTAAGGAGAAcctaaaaatttttgattttaaattggAAGAAATCGATATACGTGCATTACGTGGTATTAAATCAAAGGAACGTCTTGTGCAgtatgaaaatattaaaaaccatAAATTTTATCCATTCGAGCGCGAGGATTAG